The following coding sequences lie in one Kamptonema formosum PCC 6407 genomic window:
- a CDS encoding lipid-A-disaccharide synthase-related protein has translation MNTKLKLLCLSNGHGEDAIAVRILRELQKHPHPPELAVLPLVGEGQAYSQLENVPIIGPVQRMPSGGFIYMDGRQLVRDVNSGLLQLTLAQFKTIRAWAKQGGSILAVGDIVPLLFAWLSGVPYAFVGTAKSEYYLRDEEGPLPRRSRVQRWEGWSGSVYLPWERWLMSRRRCQAVFPRDALTAETLQRFRIPAYNLGNPMMDDLLSENAEPAFYGGDMEIREKQRSLVIVLLPGSRAPEAYANWELIVQAVAKVVEVFRDRHLLFLGAIAPNLSLEALCPPLESSGWEQEGGGVRERGSRGAGEQGSILQLPVANPKLPIPKPKLPMAFKNRNASLILTQQSFSDCLNQGDFAIAMAGTATEQFVGLGKPAIAIPGSGPQFTYAFAEAQSRLLGPSLILVKHPAEVPSVIQSLLRDPDRLQLIAENGLRRMGEPGAARRISACLLEKKGLGARG, from the coding sequence GTGAATACGAAATTAAAGTTACTCTGCCTTAGTAATGGTCATGGTGAAGATGCGATCGCCGTTCGCATCTTACGGGAACTACAAAAACATCCTCATCCACCAGAATTAGCCGTCTTACCTTTAGTCGGCGAAGGACAAGCTTACTCTCAATTAGAAAATGTCCCCATTATCGGCCCCGTACAGCGGATGCCTTCGGGAGGGTTCATTTACATGGATGGCCGCCAATTGGTGCGCGATGTCAATTCCGGCTTATTACAATTAACCCTAGCTCAGTTTAAAACTATACGTGCTTGGGCAAAACAGGGTGGATCGATCTTAGCAGTCGGAGATATTGTCCCACTATTATTTGCCTGGTTGAGCGGTGTTCCCTACGCTTTCGTGGGAACAGCCAAATCGGAATATTATTTGCGAGACGAGGAGGGGCCCCTACCGCGTCGATCGCGGGTACAGCGTTGGGAGGGGTGGTCGGGATCGGTTTACTTGCCTTGGGAGCGCTGGTTGATGAGTAGGAGGCGCTGTCAGGCTGTTTTTCCCAGGGATGCGCTGACGGCTGAGACTTTGCAACGGTTTCGGATTCCAGCCTACAATTTGGGCAATCCGATGATGGATGATTTGCTCTCAGAAAATGCTGAGCCAGCCTTTTACGGGGGTGATATGGAAATCCGGGAGAAACAGCGATCGCTAGTTATCGTACTCTTACCTGGTTCGAGAGCACCAGAAGCTTATGCCAATTGGGAGTTAATTGTTCAGGCGGTAGCGAAGGTGGTAGAAGTTTTTCGCGATCGCCATTTGCTCTTTTTGGGCGCGATCGCTCCTAACTTAAGTTTAGAAGCTTTATGTCCTCCTCTGGAATCCTCTGGCTGGGAGCAGGAAGGGGGAGGAGTACGAGAGAGGGGAAGCAGAGGAGCAGGAGAGCAAGGGAGTATTTTACAATTACCTGTAGCTAATCCTAAGTTACCAATACCAAAACCTAAATTACCGATGGCATTTAAGAATAGAAATGCGTCGCTAATTTTGACTCAGCAAAGTTTTAGCGATTGTTTGAATCAAGGAGATTTCGCGATCGCGATGGCGGGAACTGCAACTGAGCAATTTGTTGGTTTAGGAAAACCTGCGATCGCAATTCCCGGAAGTGGCCCCCAGTTTACTTATGCTTTTGCTGAAGCTCAAAGTCGCCTGTTAGGGCCATCGCTAATTTTAGTTAAGCATCCAGCAGAAGTTCCTAGTGTAATTCAATCTTTACTCCGCGATCCCGATCGATTGCAACTCATTGCTGAAAATGGCTTGCGTCGCATGGGAGAACCAGGAGCCGCTAGGCGAATTTCTGCTTGTTTGCTTGAGAAGAAGGGGCTAGGGGCTAGGGGCTAG
- a CDS encoding translocation/assembly module TamB domain-containing protein: protein MTNPNIDNQPEPRPSRRRWRPLILSGIGLGIVTITGALVAVWWIQEELAPLVETEISQLLKRPVKVGRLERFSLTGLRFGRSSIPATPTDPDNASAEAVEVQFSLGHLIFRRILKLNVNLINSNAYIEQDAKGKWINIETAKDREGGIIKTEIDTIGVENANAVLVPSPAVGQKTSAPISVKLKDGNAQIREQNQRILYELNGQFVTSGNFRVKADSLLPTGETNVLLQGQNLPVSELARLLKAPAISLVRGQGSGNLTVSLRQNKLSDITGIASFQGVEAIVNPLKQPLKNTTGQVRFKEGAIAIDNLSTNYSQIPIKIAGTLQTGPNFDLTRTKFNLATNIQPVTVAVLLNAANKELSKPLQLPIPVAGEVKLEGKLTGDLSQPLFLGAIATTKPVQLDRLQFSNISTRFAVERGRGGAGERGSGGAGVQGSGGAEGAKSSPSSPSFPSSLVVSLSDIRVTPSAGGDITGKGQVDIALGEGNLRSGLVLDLAAKDLPADAIAEIYQVSLPPEVAIGNISANAQIFGPLDNIQGRVQWQAPQATYPATGEIRIARSAVGLQNVALSIAGGTVNVSGVLNNGRWQALVGGDRVDLNLLRQEIPSLSIPADLEGLVSGRVLAAGTLDNLNLNAIAARVIGTLTTAGGTIDGRGVLDKGQWQGIAESETIAIASLADLGLPILNAVNPEATNLKAQLQNLQTLDGRVSGQIRVAGPVENVNLNAIAADAKGRITVAGGTVNASGKLESGRWLGVADANAIALNPIINAGLPFIDGTDPQANNLRAQLQNLQTLNGRITGQIRAAGPLNNLTLNAIAADGNGRIAVAGGTLNLRGELGGGRWQGVAGANAIALNPIINAGLPFVNSNIKAQLQNLQSLNGRLTGQLQAAGPLENLTANAITAFANGRIVTNQLGEILAQGKLEQSNWQAFLETNNLPLNRLEQPLKQAGLLTADLPSEIDGVLDGRVRLSGNLNNLSGNAIVANGEGQLRLNDGGGIVNARGQLTGGNWRANIGGDRIALSRFQEVWLAQTSRLRAQGLISQAQNLPLLGGLFNGQINLSGPLAVVPQAIRAAGRFQVSELPFLNQPFAAVFNWDGKRVEVENAVSPGLSANGFFGVEFEGKGLPSISNLDFNVKLSNFDLESLPIPTPAALENVSSPTLVAGRADFVGRVSGTLADLNLVGDLRLRDLAVNKVEFEPVMLGTVNGGLGRGLDLNLAGQQDRIQIALDRTYLPTSFLIRRGDAIASGRTQGDILRVNLEQFPLATLNLTPAKDRGLGPITGLASGQINIPGWKMPLNVANLQASGQIAIAQPAIGYIRADNFQGQFNYANGVASLINGELRLRQSQYLISGTVKTGDNPEFAGKINAKQGNLQDILVALQYFNLSDIARGLKPPVYGTAADVQTVAVGMPDAPLIEQLRRFAEIQALLQQQREAQASSKIPPLSSLQGNFSGEISVAGSLRTGVQAQFNLAGNDWRWGNYVAEQFSVEGSFQDGTLTVLPLRIKSGETLIGFSGQIGQQGQSGQLRVRNVPVEELAKIVELPYVDVTGNLNLRATIAGTLDNPQAIGELSLVNGTINTEPIENAEGSFSYTNARLNFSGVALVTSDEPITVQGSLPFELPFAAVKADSDQIALNVNLKNEGLAIINVLTPQIAWVDGKGQVQLKVGGTLQSPAAEGIAVFENATVRARAFPDPLTGLTGIVRFEGDRIRVEGLQGQLSQGKVTAVGTIPLVIPLGEGDRDRANPLTVALDKLSLNLKGLYRGGANGQIIVGGTALRPSLGGNIDLSNGQVFLPGSGSGTTLVSTTGGGSQSFEVGLDNLRLNLGKGVQVTSPPILSFLASGGLTVNGTLDDLRPQGTIKLTSGAVNLFTTQFRLDRGYPQTATFIPSQGLDPTLDVRLVTSVPEVTRFVTPTSALSSEIADNPTGINSGRVRSIRIQALAQGRASQLAENIELRSSPSRSETEIVALLGGSFVQTLGAGDSTLAIANLAGAGLFSNLQSAVTNATGLTEFRLFPTRIRSEEGRSSSSSTLGIGLEVGLDITRNVSASVIRVLAPNQPTEFTLRYRLSDEVLLRGSTNFQGDNRATVEYEVRF, encoded by the coding sequence ATGACGAATCCTAACATCGACAATCAACCAGAACCCCGTCCCTCCCGCCGCAGATGGCGGCCGCTAATTTTGAGCGGCATAGGATTGGGAATTGTTACTATAACTGGGGCCTTGGTGGCAGTTTGGTGGATACAGGAAGAGTTAGCACCCCTAGTTGAGACTGAAATTAGCCAACTCTTGAAGCGACCGGTTAAAGTCGGGCGGTTGGAAAGATTTTCTCTGACTGGTTTACGCTTTGGTCGCTCATCCATACCAGCAACTCCTACCGATCCCGACAACGCCTCTGCTGAAGCCGTCGAAGTCCAATTTTCTCTTGGGCATCTGATCTTCAGACGCATCCTGAAGCTAAACGTCAATTTAATCAACTCCAATGCCTACATAGAGCAAGACGCTAAGGGCAAGTGGATTAATATCGAGACTGCTAAAGACCGGGAAGGGGGCATAATTAAAACCGAAATCGACACTATCGGGGTTGAAAACGCCAATGCTGTACTCGTACCCTCTCCAGCAGTAGGACAGAAAACTTCAGCCCCGATTTCGGTGAAGCTCAAAGATGGTAACGCTCAAATTCGCGAACAAAATCAGCGAATTCTCTACGAACTTAACGGTCAATTCGTTACCAGTGGCAATTTCCGAGTTAAGGCAGACTCGCTATTACCAACAGGTGAAACTAATGTGCTATTACAAGGGCAAAATCTACCTGTTTCTGAACTAGCACGTTTGCTGAAAGCTCCTGCAATTAGCTTGGTTAGGGGTCAAGGTAGTGGTAATTTAACGGTCAGTTTGCGACAAAATAAATTATCAGATATCACTGGTATAGCTAGCTTTCAGGGTGTGGAGGCGATTGTTAATCCTTTAAAACAACCGCTGAAGAATACTACGGGTCAAGTGCGGTTTAAGGAAGGTGCGATCGCGATAGATAATCTCAGTACCAACTACAGTCAGATTCCGATTAAAATCGCAGGTACGCTTCAAACTGGGCCTAACTTTGACTTGACACGAACTAAGTTTAATTTAGCTACTAATATTCAGCCTGTAACTGTTGCGGTGTTGCTGAATGCAGCTAATAAAGAACTCTCCAAGCCTTTACAATTGCCAATTCCTGTAGCGGGGGAAGTGAAACTAGAAGGTAAACTCACTGGGGATCTTTCTCAACCTCTGTTTTTAGGCGCGATCGCAACTACAAAACCAGTTCAACTCGATCGCCTCCAATTTAGCAATATCAGCACTCGCTTTGCAGTAGAAAGAGGAAGAGGGGGAGCGGGGGAGCGGGGGAGCGGGGGAGCGGGGGTGCAGGGGAGCGGGGGTGCAGAGGGTGCTAAATCCTCCCCATCCTCCCCATCTTTCCCCTCCTCTCTGGTTGTATCTTTGAGCGATATTCGGGTAACGCCAAGTGCTGGGGGTGATATTACTGGTAAAGGTCAAGTTGATATAGCTTTGGGAGAGGGCAATTTGCGATCGGGGCTGGTGCTGGATTTGGCAGCTAAGGATTTGCCAGCAGATGCGATCGCAGAAATTTACCAAGTTTCTCTTCCACCGGAAGTCGCGATCGGCAATATCTCCGCTAATGCTCAGATTTTTGGGCCGCTTGATAATATCCAGGGCCGAGTGCAATGGCAAGCACCACAAGCTACATATCCGGCGACTGGCGAAATTCGGATCGCGCGATCGGCGGTAGGTTTGCAGAATGTGGCGCTGAGTATCGCTGGGGGTACTGTGAATGTTAGCGGTGTTTTGAATAATGGCCGTTGGCAAGCCTTGGTGGGAGGCGATCGCGTCGATCTCAATCTTTTGCGGCAAGAGATACCGTCACTGTCAATACCTGCTGATTTAGAGGGGCTTGTGAGCGGCCGCGTGCTGGCTGCGGGAACTTTGGATAATTTGAACCTAAATGCGATCGCAGCTAGGGTAATCGGCACTTTAACCACTGCTGGAGGGACGATCGATGGTAGAGGGGTATTGGATAAAGGGCAATGGCAAGGGATTGCGGAGTCAGAGACGATCGCGATCGCCTCTCTGGCCGATTTGGGATTGCCAATTTTAAATGCTGTTAACCCCGAAGCTACTAATCTGAAAGCTCAACTGCAAAATCTGCAAACCCTAGATGGGCGGGTATCCGGGCAAATTCGAGTAGCCGGGCCTGTGGAGAATGTGAATTTGAATGCGATCGCGGCTGATGCTAAAGGGCGGATTACGGTCGCTGGGGGTACTGTTAATGCCAGTGGTAAACTGGAATCTGGGCGTTGGCTAGGAGTTGCAGACGCAAACGCGATCGCACTCAACCCGATTATTAATGCTGGACTGCCCTTTATCGATGGGACTGACCCCCAAGCCAACAATCTTAGGGCTCAACTGCAAAATTTGCAAACCCTGAACGGGCGTATTACCGGGCAAATTCGAGCCGCCGGGCCTTTGAATAACTTGACTTTGAATGCGATCGCGGCTGATGGCAATGGACGCATTGCTGTGGCTGGCGGTACTCTCAATCTCAGAGGCGAACTAGGTGGGGGCAGATGGCAGGGAGTTGCAGGGGCAAATGCGATCGCGCTCAATCCTATTATTAACGCTGGATTGCCATTTGTAAATAGCAATATCAAAGCTCAACTGCAAAATTTGCAATCCCTAAACGGGCGATTAACAGGTCAATTGCAAGCAGCGGGCCCCTTAGAAAATTTAACGGCAAATGCGATAACTGCCTTTGCCAATGGGCGAATTGTTACTAATCAATTAGGCGAAATTTTAGCTCAAGGTAAATTAGAACAAAGCAATTGGCAAGCATTCCTTGAAACCAATAATTTACCTCTGAACCGTTTAGAACAACCCTTAAAACAAGCAGGATTGCTAACCGCCGACCTACCATCAGAAATAGACGGAGTTTTAGATGGGAGAGTACGCCTATCTGGGAATTTGAATAACTTAAGTGGTAACGCAATTGTTGCTAACGGTGAAGGTCAACTCAGACTCAATGATGGCGGTGGGATTGTCAATGCCAGAGGTCAATTAACTGGTGGTAATTGGCGAGCAAATATTGGGGGAGATCGAATTGCATTAAGTCGCTTTCAAGAAGTGTGGTTAGCGCAAACTTCGCGCTTGCGAGCCCAAGGCTTAATTAGTCAAGCCCAAAACTTACCGTTACTCGGAGGACTTTTCAACGGTCAAATTAACTTATCTGGCCCCTTAGCTGTTGTCCCCCAAGCAATTCGCGCTGCTGGCCGTTTCCAAGTATCAGAATTGCCTTTTCTCAATCAACCGTTTGCGGCTGTATTTAACTGGGATGGTAAACGAGTCGAAGTTGAGAATGCTGTCAGTCCGGGATTGAGCGCCAATGGATTTTTTGGTGTAGAATTTGAAGGGAAAGGATTACCTTCGATTTCTAATTTAGATTTTAATGTCAAACTCTCCAATTTTGACTTAGAATCTTTACCAATTCCCACACCGGCGGCCTTAGAAAATGTAAGTAGCCCGACTTTAGTAGCAGGAAGGGCTGATTTTGTAGGGCGGGTTTCTGGTACTCTTGCCGATCTGAATTTAGTTGGCGATTTGCGATTGCGCGACTTGGCGGTAAATAAGGTAGAATTTGAGCCGGTCATGTTGGGTACTGTGAATGGAGGATTAGGGCGAGGATTAGACTTAAATTTAGCGGGGCAACAAGACCGAATTCAGATAGCTTTAGATCGGACTTATTTGCCAACATCATTTTTAATTCGGCGTGGAGATGCGATCGCCAGCGGTCGTACTCAAGGTGATATTCTGCGAGTTAATCTCGAACAGTTTCCTCTGGCTACTTTGAACTTGACACCCGCCAAGGATCGAGGGTTAGGGCCGATAACTGGTTTGGCTTCGGGCCAAATTAATATACCGGGTTGGAAAATGCCGCTAAATGTGGCTAACTTGCAAGCATCGGGACAAATCGCGATCGCCCAACCTGCGATCGGTTACATTAGAGCTGACAATTTCCAAGGCCAATTTAACTATGCTAATGGTGTTGCTAGCCTGATTAACGGTGAATTGCGACTAAGACAAAGCCAATACCTAATTTCGGGAACAGTTAAGACTGGTGATAATCCCGAATTTGCAGGCAAAATTAACGCCAAGCAAGGCAATTTGCAAGATATCCTAGTGGCGTTGCAATATTTCAACCTCAGCGATATTGCACGCGGCTTAAAACCTCCCGTTTATGGGACGGCGGCGGATGTGCAAACGGTGGCTGTGGGGATGCCAGATGCTCCTTTAATCGAGCAATTGCGCCGTTTTGCAGAAATTCAAGCCCTGTTACAACAACAGCGTGAGGCTCAAGCATCCTCGAAAATACCGCCTTTATCGTCATTGCAAGGGAATTTCAGCGGTGAAATCTCTGTCGCGGGTTCTTTGCGGACGGGCGTACAAGCTCAGTTTAACCTTGCGGGGAATGATTGGCGCTGGGGAAATTATGTTGCCGAACAGTTCAGCGTTGAGGGCAGTTTTCAAGACGGTACTTTGACTGTTTTGCCACTGCGAATTAAATCTGGCGAGACGCTGATCGGCTTTTCGGGGCAAATTGGGCAACAAGGACAGTCAGGCCAGTTGCGCGTGAGAAATGTCCCAGTAGAGGAGTTGGCGAAAATTGTCGAATTGCCTTATGTGGATGTTACTGGCAATCTCAATCTCAGAGCAACGATCGCCGGTACTTTGGACAATCCGCAGGCGATTGGGGAACTGAGTTTGGTTAACGGTACGATCAATACTGAGCCGATTGAGAATGCTGAAGGTAGTTTTAGCTATACTAATGCTCGTCTCAATTTCAGTGGTGTTGCTTTAGTGACTTCTGATGAACCGATAACTGTACAGGGAAGTTTACCTTTTGAGTTGCCTTTTGCGGCGGTGAAGGCCGATAGCGACCAAATTGCCTTGAATGTGAATCTCAAAAATGAGGGGTTGGCGATTATTAATGTCCTCACGCCGCAAATTGCTTGGGTTGACGGTAAGGGACAGGTACAACTCAAGGTAGGTGGGACTTTACAAAGTCCAGCGGCGGAAGGAATTGCAGTTTTTGAGAATGCGACGGTACGAGCACGGGCTTTTCCTGACCCGCTGACGGGGTTGACGGGAATTGTGCGGTTTGAGGGCGATCGCATTCGTGTTGAAGGCTTACAAGGGCAGTTAAGTCAGGGTAAGGTAACGGCGGTAGGGACAATACCGCTGGTAATCCCTCTGGGTGAGGGCGATCGCGATCGGGCAAATCCGCTAACAGTCGCTTTGGATAAGTTGTCTTTGAATCTGAAGGGACTTTACAGAGGTGGGGCCAACGGTCAAATTATTGTAGGGGGAACGGCATTGAGGCCGTCTTTGGGCGGTAATATTGACCTTTCTAACGGTCAGGTATTTCTCCCTGGTTCTGGTAGTGGTACAACGCTGGTATCGACAACGGGAGGGGGATCGCAGTCCTTTGAGGTAGGGTTGGATAATCTGCGGTTGAATTTGGGTAAGGGAGTCCAGGTAACGAGTCCGCCGATATTGAGTTTTCTGGCAAGTGGGGGTTTAACTGTAAATGGGACGCTGGATGATTTGCGGCCCCAGGGTACGATTAAGCTAACATCGGGGGCGGTGAATTTGTTTACTACCCAATTCCGCCTCGATCGCGGCTACCCGCAAACTGCAACTTTTATACCATCTCAAGGGCTAGACCCAACGCTGGACGTGCGTTTGGTGACATCAGTACCAGAGGTAACGCGGTTTGTAACGCCGACTTCGGCTTTGTCTTCGGAGATCGCGGATAATCCCACTGGGATTAATTCTGGCAGGGTACGAAGCATCCGCATTCAAGCTTTAGCCCAAGGAAGGGCTTCTCAGTTGGCGGAGAATATTGAGTTACGGAGTTCTCCCAGTCGTTCGGAAACGGAAATTGTGGCTTTGTTGGGTGGCAGTTTTGTGCAGACTTTGGGGGCTGGAGATAGTACCCTAGCGATCGCTAATTTAGCGGGTGCGGGTTTATTTAGTAATCTTCAATCTGCGGTAACGAATGCTACGGGGTTAACTGAGTTTCGCCTATTTCCTACTAGGATTAGAAGCGAAGAAGGGAGAAGTTCTTCTTCGTCTACTTTGGGTATAGGTTTGGAGGTCGGTCTTGATATTACCCGCAATGTTTCTGCTTCCGTAATTCGCGTACTCGCGCCGAATCAGCCTACTGAATTTACTCTCCGCTATCGCTTGAGTGATGAGGTTTTATTGCGCGGTTCAACTAATTTTCAAGGCGATAATCGGGCAACTGTTGAATATGAAGTGAGGTTTTAG
- a CDS encoding DUF3110 domain-containing protein, with product MRVFVLLFNARTENEGIHTIQIGDRNKVLMFESEDDAERFGVMLEAQDFPTPVVESLEDEEIKEFCDSVDYDWELIPAGALAIPPESNVEQTDWQEGENKDSEMPINELDAIRRRLEGLL from the coding sequence ATGCGAGTGTTCGTCTTACTGTTTAATGCTCGAACGGAGAATGAGGGAATCCATACTATACAAATCGGCGATCGCAATAAGGTGCTGATGTTTGAGTCGGAAGACGACGCTGAGCGCTTTGGTGTGATGTTGGAGGCTCAGGATTTCCCTACGCCTGTGGTGGAATCGCTCGAAGATGAAGAGATCAAGGAGTTTTGCGATAGTGTTGATTATGACTGGGAGCTGATCCCGGCGGGGGCTCTGGCTATTCCACCCGAAAGTAATGTAGAACAGACTGACTGGCAGGAGGGAGAGAATAAGGATTCGGAAATGCCCATCAACGAACTTGACGCTATTCGTCGCCGGCTAGAAGGACTTTTATGA
- the murQ gene encoding N-acetylmuramic acid 6-phosphate etherase: MKNLDERGHLLTEQVNANSENLDQLTSLELVDLFNREDAQTLAAIASARQPLAIAIDITSAALRQGGRLFYVGAGTSGRLGVLDAAECPPTFCTPPELVQGIIAGGAGALVRSSEDLEDRAHDGAEAIAHRHVTALDVVVGITAGGTTPFVTGALQAARQRGAKTIFMACVPAEQVDAEADVDIRLLVGPEVVAGSTRLKAGTVTKMALNILSTGVMVKLGKVYGNRMVDVAVTNKKLRDRAVRILQDLTDLSRDEAGFLLEKSNKSVKLALMMHWTGLDKEECDRVLAEYQGNLRAAVAGIVLTRG, from the coding sequence ATGAAAAATTTGGATGAACGTGGGCATTTGTTGACGGAACAGGTGAATGCCAATAGTGAAAATTTAGACCAATTGACCTCTCTGGAGTTGGTCGATCTGTTTAATCGTGAGGATGCTCAAACTTTGGCGGCGATCGCATCTGCTCGTCAACCTTTGGCAATAGCAATTGATATCACCTCTGCGGCTTTGCGTCAAGGGGGGCGACTGTTTTATGTGGGTGCGGGAACTTCTGGGCGTTTGGGGGTTTTGGATGCGGCTGAATGTCCCCCCACTTTTTGTACGCCGCCGGAGTTGGTACAGGGGATTATTGCAGGGGGTGCGGGGGCTTTGGTGCGGAGCTCGGAGGATTTGGAGGATCGGGCCCATGACGGGGCGGAGGCGATCGCTCACCGTCATGTTACTGCTTTGGATGTGGTTGTGGGAATTACCGCTGGGGGGACAACGCCGTTTGTGACAGGTGCTTTACAAGCCGCCCGCCAACGCGGGGCTAAGACTATTTTTATGGCTTGCGTGCCTGCTGAACAAGTGGATGCTGAGGCTGATGTTGATATTCGCCTGTTGGTGGGCCCGGAGGTAGTGGCGGGTTCGACGCGGCTGAAGGCGGGTACTGTGACGAAAATGGCACTGAATATTCTTTCGACTGGGGTGATGGTGAAGTTGGGGAAGGTGTACGGAAATCGCATGGTTGATGTGGCGGTGACTAATAAGAAGTTGCGCGATCGCGCTGTGCGGATTTTGCAAGATTTGACGGATTTGAGCCGGGATGAGGCTGGTTTTTTATTGGAGAAAAGCAATAAGTCTGTGAAGTTGGCTTTGATGATGCACTGGACTGGTTTGGACAAGGAAGAGTGCGATCGGGTTTTGGCAGAATATCAGGGTAATTTACGGGCGGCTGTTGCGGGAATTGTTCTAACTAGGGGCTAG
- a CDS encoding potassium channel family protein yields the protein MYSTLEQKYQRLQKELVGGAIALGGIFCIGTLWYSLIEGWPPLDAAYMTVFTLATVGYGEIHPLGSRGRMFTIYLILMGVVTIGYIVNRFTEALIQGYFQEGARLRQQRRLVDSLVGHYILCGFGRMGRQIALEFKAEGIPFVVVDSDPNSIQDALLSGYKAIQGDATLDDTLLNVGIKRGVCIVSALPSDAENLYAVLSAKTLNPNVRAIARATTEEAVQKLQRGGADAVISPYITGGKRMAAAALRPQVMDFVDGILTGTDRSFYMEEFLVDPDSCPYSGQTLRDAKLRSQSGALVLAIRRDDGTLIAGPTADTTIAGGDMLICMGTAEQLRELNKILSPLKSPFPRPPKQTPLGG from the coding sequence GTGTACTCCACGCTAGAGCAAAAATACCAACGTCTGCAAAAAGAATTAGTTGGCGGTGCGATCGCCCTTGGCGGCATTTTCTGCATCGGCACGCTTTGGTATAGCCTGATTGAAGGGTGGCCGCCCCTCGATGCCGCTTACATGACAGTATTTACTCTAGCCACCGTAGGTTATGGCGAAATTCACCCCCTTGGTTCGCGCGGGCGGATGTTCACCATCTACCTAATTTTAATGGGTGTTGTCACCATCGGTTACATCGTCAACCGCTTTACAGAAGCCCTAATTCAAGGTTACTTTCAAGAAGGAGCTAGGCTGAGGCAACAACGGCGCTTGGTAGATTCATTAGTTGGACATTACATTCTCTGCGGTTTTGGGCGCATGGGCCGCCAAATTGCCTTAGAGTTCAAAGCAGAAGGCATCCCTTTTGTCGTCGTAGACTCTGACCCAAATTCCATCCAAGATGCCCTCTTGTCAGGCTATAAAGCGATTCAAGGGGACGCGACTCTTGACGATACCCTGTTAAATGTAGGAATTAAACGGGGAGTTTGTATCGTATCGGCATTACCCTCGGATGCCGAAAATCTTTATGCAGTTTTATCCGCAAAAACCCTCAACCCGAATGTACGCGCGATCGCGCGGGCGACAACAGAAGAAGCAGTGCAAAAGTTACAGCGGGGTGGTGCAGATGCCGTGATTTCACCTTACATCACGGGCGGCAAAAGGATGGCCGCTGCTGCTTTACGCCCTCAAGTAATGGACTTTGTGGATGGAATTTTGACGGGAACCGATCGCTCTTTTTACATGGAAGAATTTCTGGTCGATCCCGACAGTTGCCCCTATTCGGGGCAAACCCTCAGAGATGCTAAACTGCGATCGCAATCAGGAGCATTAGTATTAGCAATTCGCCGCGATGACGGCACATTAATCGCAGGCCCCACCGCCGACACCACCATTGCAGGTGGAGATATGCTGATTTGCATGGGAACTGCTGAACAATTGCGGGAACTTAATAAAATTCTTAGTCCCCTTAAATCCCCTTTTCCCAGACCTCCTAAACAAACACCTCTTGGAGGGTAA